DNA from Solanum stenotomum isolate F172 chromosome 3, ASM1918654v1, whole genome shotgun sequence:
TGGTATCTACAGCTTAGCATTATCATTCTCTCATTATCACCCGCTCAATATAAAATTCAGTACTTCAATTCGCAAGACAACTAGGAAAGGTGCTTAAGAAGTAAAATTACATCAGACATCGGAAATAAAGAACCTCCTTGAAGCAGACTAGATAATAGATTggctagaaaccctaggtcttgGGGAAAAATGTCCTCATAATACATATCTTGTCTAggcttttcaaattttgaaggaTATCCTTTTTTCCGCCTTGGTCataagctatgttgctcggactcttcaaaaatgtcagtgggtgcgtgtcggattctccaaaagtagtgtattttcgGAGACTCCAACACGGGTGCGGcatcgaaagtgaagagttCGTGCAACTTAGGTCATAAGTATCCGTCTGAGATTAGAAATTTTTCACTTCAATTAAGTTGAAAGGGAAAGTTGCTACGAACTTTTAAACCTCAAGCTTCTGATAAACCGTGccatctctatgttgaaaatTATGTGAATCAATggcattctcttcttttttttaatagtttcttcaccattattaatttttatcatgAAATACTTGGATGGCCTCACATTCACTATACTAATCAGAGTAGTATTTGATGCATTGATATTCATTCCAGGGCACACTATCCAGTTAAGACAGTAGAAAAAACCTCAATGGTCAGCCTCACCACAACACTCTCTTAACTTTTTGATCCATAGCATTCATCAGAAGCATTTCAAAGAAATATCTTCAGCAAAACTTGATTCAGTGTAATTCAGCGAAGTATGAAACCACACACCTGTGAGAGCAAACCATGAGCCTCAGAGAAATTACCATTACCCATCTCATCTTCAGCTCTTTTCCTCAACGCTAAAGCCTCCAAACTTCTCCGACTCTCTCCTTCAACGTCATCCCTACCAAGACAGACGAACGCCATAGTTTCAGCGGCTCGAGTAGGAGTACCAACGTGCTTGACATATACAGCACCAGGTAAAACGACGACGTTAGGTCCTGCCCCGCAACGGCCAAGACATCCACAGGAATTAACCGCTACAAAGGGAGGAGCAATTCCAGATAAAACTTGAAGGGTATCCAAGGATCCCTGTTTCCTGCATGCCCTCTCTGTACAAAGTCGAATTTCTATCTTCCTTTCtacctcttcttcttttactgACGATGCTTTGATTCTTGTATCGTTAATGGGCTTGGATTTGGGAAGTGGAAAGAGGAGGAATGGCGAAAAGGGTTGCTGAGAAATGCTTCTGAGAGTGCTCAAATGGATTGCACTCATCGTTTTACTTGAATTACTTCTTGTTTCTCCAATTTCTTCTTTACTCTTTAGCTTTCTTCATTGAGAAAAATTGCTCGCCGGAGAGATGACGGAGACTGCAGCGGTTTAAGGCGGGTACCGGATAATGGAATATTCTTCTGTTCTATTTGAGCCATCCAATTATTAAGGCCCAATTTACGAAAGGCTAACTTCTTCAAATTATTTACTTCATTATTGCTCCCTccgttcctaattacttgtccacttatATCCTTCACATAGAAATGTGGTGATATGCAGTGAAGatgttactccctctgtcccattttatgtgaggtagtttgactcggtatgaagtttaagaaagaagtaaacttttaaaacttgtagtctaaaatgaatgatagtaatttgtgtggctataaattatttcattaaaggtaaaattgatgttttaaagttaaattgttacttaatataaaaatgtgttatTCTTTTAAAGactgactaaaaaaaaaagtaagtcatataaattgagcaTGATATTTGCTAATTGAAAAAAGTTTGACATTTGCTAGTAGCCTAGTACATTGATTTTGAACCTTTTGCTTTTCTAAGAGTATTTTGACTTCATCAtagattttgatatattatataggATGATGACATGAGTTGAatttaaatggaaaaatatGGTCAGTAAAGATTCACATAAGTCAATATCTCAACTCATTTAAGATTGAGACATAGTTATTATTGTtggttaaatttgaattaacaTTTCAAACTCATAGcacatttgaatttttttttaaccatagAACTGTCTTAAATGTTAAGAGTGTCACATAAGAAGCCAAACAAGATAATTTTTGATTAGCAAATTGGATAAACATCTTAAAAAGCTACAATATTGCGAGATAGAAACATATTGATACATTGACATTGCTAGAATAGTGTGTTGGTCTCTCTAATACAAGCACTCTTTAGGCATTTGAGTGAATCTTGCAGTATCCTTACAATAATCATACACCAAGTACTTATTTTGAACCATTTTGAATTGGcgttttttggtcttttccagtCCCTTCTTGGCTGGCTTATCCCACAAAAATTGTGCTAACTTGCCACATTTTGCACCTGCAGTAATTGTGTCCTCACCAGACAAATCACAAGCATCGATCACAAACGATCGAAATGTTGTAACAAATGGAGAATGGCTCCAGTTTGTCTTCACTCTCCCTCCTTGTGTAGCCCAGTCATCTGCATTCCACAATGATCCATAGATTCCCATGCCTTGATTTTTCGGGTATGGAACGCCTTTCTTCTCCTTGTTTTTGAACACTCTAATTGGAATATCATCAACTGAAAAGCTGCAAAAATTTCATGTGTCGAGTAAAATTAGTCATTGTTAGCAtagatttaacttatatacattgacaatataaaattctaaaatagtAACACTCTCGGTCCTACGGAGTTGCACCTCTACATGTTTCATGGAAAGCTCAAACATATTTAGGAGATGGCTGAAGTAAGAATTACTTACATGATAGAATGATGATTCCAAAAGAAAGAGTAAGTGTGGAAGTCCACTGTTGGGTCGAACCACAAACCATGCCTCTGCTCTCGATCTCCGGTGCCATTCACGTAGACATTTGTTTGTACTAGGTATGGTTCCCCTGAAACATTCCCAAGAAATTCAAAGTCCAGTTCATCGTGATTAGCTCCTTCTGATGACATCTACAAACCACATATTTCCAGCAATTAGTAGCATTAGGCCATAAGTTATAGTTTGAAGAAACAATATATTGATCTTGATAATTATTTGACGTGGTTTTTGTCACGTACATAAAATGCAATAACTGTTCCAGCTGAATCTCCTTCAACTAGTTTGATCTTTGCGCTGGCTTTCccaaacaaatatttgaacttcGACTCAAATCCGCAGCCTTTGTGAATATGAACATAATTAGTCAAATGGCTATGTAATTATACTGCCTTGAATAGGCAAAAATATAAGATATGAAGTGAATTAATGAAGTCTTACCAGAAGCACTGTCAAGGGAGAGAGTAACTTGGTCTCCTACAACAGCAATATGGTCTGGTGCCCAGCTGGACTCGAAAACATCGGTGAAGTTGACACCAACCCCTGTGTTTAGTAGCATAGACAGGATCAAAAAGACAATCACAAAGGATGACATTGCTGTCTGGAACTTGAAGATGATTAATTTCAGAGTCCAGAAGAAAAAGGTTCAAGTCTATCGGTCTGTTAGGAAAAGCGCCAATCAAGAACTTTGGAGCCACTCtagttttatttatatagaagTTGTATTAACATAGTACTACTAgactttatattttttatattagtaTCATGGAGTACAAAAAGCAAGAGAATATGTTTTAGTGGCAGCCATGGTACAGTGGACTGTTTGTCAGCAAGACAGCCTTTTTCTTCTCTTGTTTACTATATATATTCTTCCTTTACCAAATGAACTGATTCTTTGCTGCACTCCACTAAGGCACTAACTACAAGTTTTTATAGTAAATATTCTACAATGGAAACTTCAATGACAGTATTTATTAGAAGACATTATGGGAGGGAGGAACAAGTGGGAAGTTAGTTATTAGGTAGTAGAGTGAAGCAAACCATACAGTATATATACTGCCAAAAGTTATGCATGGCAACAACCCATCCACTAAAGTATCAGAAAACGCACTATGATTTTGTGACTGAATGAAGAAGGGAATAAACAAGAATAGATTATTCCAACCTGCAATACAAATCCCCAGAAGAGTAGTAGGATAATAAGCACTTGTTCATTATattacatatacaaaatttagGGGGATTTCAAATCGGCTGAATTGCAATGAGTAATTCCATTAGTTGAAAGTGAGAAACTAGATGAAGTATCTTCAAGAATAGCCAAAGTCAAATGGGCAAGCACATTACAGGTCCAAGTAAAGGTGGATCCAGGATTTGAAGATGACAGGACCCCTCTATCCTTAACATAGTCATGGAAAGTACTGATTACAGGGTGAGAAGATGAAATCACCTTTGAATTCTTTGTTATAGAAAATTCAGGTTAACTGTCAAACATATCATGGTGATAAGTGCTAAGTCAAAACAAAAATCTGAAATTCTGCGACATTTGAATAGATCTGCAATCTCTTCATATGACTCACCCAATCAATATACCTCGTGTTACACATACTAGAGTTAATCCCTGGCGGCAACTCACTGTCCATAGGAAGAGGGAATGAGTTAAGCTGCCGGGCCGTATGTACCAGGCACAGTTGAGATTAGTAGACAGTAGACATCCCTCCTCCACCACCTGGAGAGTAATGCTAGTAGCCACTGTTCAAGCTCCAAAAATGATACAAATGGAAGGATGCATCTGGCAAAGAACTAAACAGAATGAAACTATTAAAATTACGAGATATAGAATCGCATGGATGAAACACTCTGAGGAATCTTATCAGATACTAGCAGATCAAAACCAGAAGCAAGTAGAGGTTGCTTTTTGACCGAATTGTGAGCGTTCTATAACTGGTCAAAACTAAGAGGGAAAATCAAACAAGGTGATCTCTAGGACAAAGTATCAAGTTATATGGAGAAGTAAAGAACCAACAATACAAGGTGATTTTGCCACAGTCAGCTCACTCTTGTAATGACTTGTAAAAACACCCAATTCTATCCGTTTGAAGTCGATGTAGAAGAAGGCATATCCTGGGCATAAAAGGCTACTATGGCAAACAGACTGACAGTAATCAGCCTTTTAAGTAACTATCCATGAAGTCCTTTGGCAAAAGCTGAAGAGTAATCAGTCTCTTGAGTTAAAAATTGAGAATGAAGTTCTTTAACACATCCGCGCACTGAAGAAAAGGGATCCTTTCAAGTAACTATCCCTGAAGTAGCCGGCAATGCAGAAAACACCAACTACAACATGCAGGGACAACGTGAATCATTTTGTGTGACCTGACGCTAAAAAGAGGGCTTGTACTGCAGCTTCAATCTTGGAAAAGTATGCCCCCATGATGACAACAATCTCTGGACCAGCAAATGAAAAAGCTTGTCATCCTTCACCCATTTAACATAATCAAGGGCATCTTTCTTTGATCCATAAAGTACTGCACAAAAAGGAGTTTaagcagaaaaagaaaaaagaaccaAAGAACAACCTACTTTTTACGACAAATACAGGAAACAGGACCTACATTGACTTGTAATAACACCTGAAGTGgtggattaaaaaaaatctgattAGAACCATCGTACAAGTTATTTAGAAAACTCTCCATGCAGGAAGGAAAACAATGACATAGTTAGACATAGCATACACGCCACTATAGGCATAACCGCATAAGTTCGCAGACAAGCCAGATGCATCCAAAAAACAATTTGCCTTTAAAGACCAAATAGGGACAGCAGGTAAGGTAATTGTCAACCAATCTTGTTATCTTTCCTCTTTTGgggtaaaaaaagaaagagagaaaggaagCCTAATTTCCAGGCAGATTAAATGGTAGCTTTTCAATTACTCGAACATTGGAACCCTTAGACGAGAAGTTTGTTGTCTACTACATATAAACTAGAATAGATACATCTTACTGTTGTCAACTCTCGTCAAATGATAGAAATGAGGGAGTAAACAATTAGTGAGTTACCTGCATAAAATATAGGTGTCTACTGACCACCTCTTATGACGTCTTTGATGAACAAAAAATGGTAAtaatatacattatatattcTTTGCCAGCTTCTCTTTTAGAATCAGGCTCTTCCAACAAGCTCCCTCTTGGAGATGAGAAAGATGTAGACTTGGCAATTCATGTTTGTATTCCCCAGAACACCTTCATCTCCAAACAGAAATCCTGTTCTTATTGTTGAAAGAATAATTTGTGGTTTAGGGAGAAAACCAGTGAGCTCTTGAAAAGAGATGGaatgttcttcaagaaaaaGTAGAACTTGGTTCTTCATGCATTTCATTACAGAAGTTCAAAAGCCCAACTTAGAGAGACCATAATTGCAACAGTTCACGACCACAAGCTTTGGATCAGAGCTGCAATTAGGCTACGCCCATCCCTTAAAGTAAATTTTGATTAGCATCATCATCCAAGGAATAAATTGCTGAAGTCCCCAAATGTTTATGACTTCCGGTTATAGACTATGGAAAGCACAAACCGAATGAAATGATCTGAAAATCATCCATCCATATCTCACCAGTAATCCCCACATGAACATGATCCATCTCTAAAGTGATGGAACCTACTTGAATCTCGCACGGTGATCTCCCTTCCAACAATTTTTGAGATAACTTTAATTGCAGCATGACAATCCACACAAGCTCGCAAGTTTTTCATAATGATAATGGGTGATCCTTCTGGAGTATTAATCAATGCAAACGCAATGGCCAACCTCTCACTGTGATATTTGAGTGATTctattttcatttcttcatcCACATTTTGAAGGGTACAACTTGTATCAGGCTTGTATCCTTCCTTGTCCATTAGCTCAACCAATGAGTTAATTTTTCTTCTAATCTGCACAGTTTGTGGATGGGTCCTATCGTTTGCTGTGAATACATGAACTCTGTGGTCAATCTCAACCCAGCTATAGGCAGTGACCTTTTTAACTCCCCGTTCCCTCATAGCCTTCTTGACTTTTGCCGCATTTTCCCACTTGCCTGCTTCTGCATAGATGTTAGACATGTTGACATAAGCAGCGGCATCTCTAAGAGCATCCATCTTGAAAAGTTGGTCTGCAGCCTTTTTGGCAAGGTCTTGATTCTTATGAATTCTGCATGAGTTTAAAACTGAGGACCACATGACCTCATCCGGTTCAAATGGCATTTCAGAAATCAGATTCTCTGCTTCATTGAATCGTCCACTTCTACATAACACGTCAATCATCGTTGCATAATGTTTTCTCCTTGGATCAAGTTTATATACTTGAGTCATGGAATTAAAATACCATAATGCCTTTTCAACAAGCCCACGGTGGCTGCAGGCAGTTAGGACACTGAGGAAACTAACAGAATCAGGGTAGAGACCTGATTCAATCATATCCGCGAAGGAGCTAAATGTGGCCTCAGCATCACCATTCTGAGCATATGCCGAAATCAGTGCATTCCAACATACTATATTCCTATCAGGCATCTCTTTGAAAACTTCAATTGCATCTTTCATGGACCCACAATTTGCATACATGTCTACAAGAACACTGCCAGAAAAAACACTAGACAACAATCCCAATCTGATCACAGATGAGTGTAATTGCTTCCCAAGAGAAACTGAAGCCAAATTAGCTGAAGCTTTTAAAGTGCTAGCAAAAGTTGCCTGGTCACCGTGAACATTTTCTCTATTCATCTCCCTGAACATTTTCAGTGCCTCCTCATGAAAACCCTTCTGAACATATATTGAGATTATGGCTGTCCATGGAACAGAATTTCTGTAGGCCAGATTTGCAAATATTCTGTTGGCATCCTCAAATTTTTCACACTTTGCATACATGTCAACAAGGGCATTTCCTACTTGTACTTCTG
Protein-coding regions in this window:
- the LOC125859677 gene encoding xyloglucan endotransglucosylase/hydrolase protein 9-like, which translates into the protein MSSFVIVFLILSMLLNTGVGVNFTDVFESSWAPDHIAVVGDQVTLSLDSASGCGFESKFKYLFGKASAKIKLVEGDSAGTVIAFYMSSEGANHDELDFEFLGNVSGEPYLVQTNVYVNGTGDREQRHGLWFDPTVDFHTYSFFWNHHSIIFSVDDIPIRVFKNKEKKGVPYPKNQGMGIYGSLWNADDWATQGGRVKTNWSHSPFVTTFRSFVIDACDLSGEDTITAGAKCGKLAQFLWDKPAKKGLEKTKKRQFKMVQNKYLVYDYCKDTARFTQMPKECLY
- the LOC125859347 gene encoding uncharacterized protein LOC125859347 isoform X2 yields the protein MSAIHLSTLRSISQQPFSPFLLFPLPKSKPINDTRIKASSVKEEEVERKIEIRLCTERACRKQGSLDTLQVLSGIAPPFVAVNSCGCLGRCGAGPNVVVLPGAVYVKHVGTPTRAAETMAFVCLGRDDVEGESRRSLEALALRKRAEDEMGNGNFSEAHGLLSQAIALKPFGGVHIMLKDRSAAELAMGNLAEALEDAKEALNIAPNYPEGYICQGDVLMALDHVDAAEKSYSMALELDPSIRRSKSFKARVAKLNEKLALANSA
- the LOC125859675 gene encoding putative pentatricopeptide repeat-containing protein At2g01510, which translates into the protein MGSSRAKNPWGVIRIFSKRFYCGFSERIVDVPVDARIVKTGFDPEISRFNFKLKDLVRANQIAKARQLFDEMPYRNTSSVNMMVSGYVKSRNLFRARELFDSMFSRNEVSWTIMIGGYSQNNQPKEAFNLYTEMCRSGVKPDHITFATLLSGFDDTTTLKEVLQIHSHIIRFGFSASLIVFNSLVDSYCKTCCLDIASQLFSEMPTKDSVSFNVMITGYTKYGFREVALKLFMQMRNMDFQPSGFTFAAMLGMSVGSEDVIFGQQIHGLAIKTSYVWDIFVANALLDFYSKHDYIDLAKNLFDEMPELDGVSYNIIITGYAWNGQYEKSFDLFKRLQGTSFDRKNFPFATMLSVAAIELNLSMGRQTHAQAVVTTAVSEVQVGNALVDMYAKCEKFEDANRIFANLAYRNSVPWTAIISIYVQKGFHEEALKMFREMNRENVHGDQATFASTLKASANLASVSLGKQLHSSVIRLGLLSSVFSGSVLVDMYANCGSMKDAIEVFKEMPDRNIVCWNALISAYAQNGDAEATFSSFADMIESGLYPDSVSFLSVLTACSHRGLVEKALWYFNSMTQVYKLDPRRKHYATMIDVLCRSGRFNEAENLISEMPFEPDEVMWSSVLNSCRIHKNQDLAKKAADQLFKMDALRDAAAYVNMSNIYAEAGKWENAAKVKKAMRERGVKKVTAYSWVEIDHRVHVFTANDRTHPQTVQIRRKINSLVELMDKEGYKPDTSCTLQNVDEEMKIESLKYHSERLAIAFALINTPEGSPIIIMKNLRACVDCHAAIKVISKIVGREITVRDSSRFHHFRDGSCSCGDYW